Proteins from a genomic interval of Gordonia sp. SL306:
- a CDS encoding fumarylacetoacetate hydrolase family protein, with protein sequence MTRWIDHYGLGTFSDHDHTFAGVVAHDLVLEIPANALTDGPATVLGVLDNWAEARTQLPGLAQSALSGGAPLAELCVRPPVQPRQIFQAGANYRSHVAEIIVSGKAGDDNRTDEQLRAAAEKMLDERAATGSAFLFAGLPSAMCGADDEVILIADSTQTDWEAELTVVIGSVTDNVAPDDALSHVAGYTIANDISARDLQFPAEHRPLGGDWLRAKNRPTFLPVGPFIVPADVVGDYRDLELTLDLNGKRMQQDKAANMIFDVPALVAQASQITPLQPGDLILTGSPAGNGGKWQRWLRPGDVLETQISGLSSLRNTCR encoded by the coding sequence ATGACACGTTGGATCGACCACTATGGTTTAGGTACGTTCAGCGACCACGACCACACCTTTGCCGGAGTGGTCGCGCATGACTTGGTGCTCGAGATACCAGCGAACGCGCTCACCGACGGACCTGCCACCGTGCTCGGTGTCCTCGACAACTGGGCCGAGGCCCGAACGCAATTGCCCGGCCTCGCACAGTCCGCACTCTCCGGCGGTGCGCCCCTTGCCGAACTGTGTGTGCGGCCGCCAGTTCAGCCGCGGCAGATCTTTCAGGCGGGCGCCAACTATCGCAGCCACGTAGCGGAGATCATCGTCTCCGGCAAAGCCGGAGACGACAATCGCACCGACGAGCAGCTACGTGCGGCCGCCGAGAAAATGCTCGATGAGCGAGCCGCCACCGGCAGCGCATTTCTGTTCGCGGGGCTGCCGTCGGCGATGTGTGGCGCCGACGACGAGGTGATCCTGATCGCGGACTCCACCCAGACCGATTGGGAAGCCGAACTCACCGTCGTCATCGGCAGCGTCACCGACAACGTCGCCCCCGACGATGCCCTCAGCCACGTTGCGGGCTACACGATCGCCAACGACATCAGCGCCCGAGATCTCCAGTTCCCGGCCGAGCACCGGCCGCTGGGCGGGGACTGGCTACGTGCCAAGAACCGGCCCACCTTCCTGCCGGTCGGACCGTTCATCGTCCCCGCAGACGTCGTCGGCGACTACCGCGATCTCGAGCTCACGCTCGACCTGAACGGCAAACGGATGCAACAAGACAAGGCCGCCAACATGATCTTCGACGTGCCCGCCCTCGTCGCGCAGGCATCCCAGATCACGCCGCTGCAGCCCGGCGACCTGATCCTGACCGGAAGCCCTGCCGGCAACGGCGGCAAGTGGCAGCGCTGGCTCCGGCCCGGCGATGTCCTCGAGACGCAGATCTCCGGACTGTCCTCGCTCCGCAACACATGCCGATGA
- a CDS encoding cyclase family protein, protein MTSHISSIDPAELDRGDPEAAIAAAARRCSNWGRWGPDDVHGTLNHIGDADRARAAALVRTGQTLSLSLRFDMDGPQSGWRRRTNPIHTMLDTGSDAEAGRQGFPHGIGGADDVVTMPLQCSTQWDGLGHIFDHGRAWNDRPAGEVVTSDGDRVTGIETAADLIIGRGVLLDVGRQFGTDGELPDGFAITTQHLDETIEAQGSTATVGRGDLVCIRTGQLTRVLRDGWGTYAGGPAPGLSFTTADWLRHTDIAAIATDTWGFEVRPNEFDDAFQPLHQVAIPHIGLYLGEMWNLDALADACATDRRYDFLLTAAPIPVTGAVGAPVNPIAMR, encoded by the coding sequence ATGACCTCACACATCTCGTCTATCGACCCCGCCGAGCTCGATCGCGGAGATCCCGAAGCCGCGATCGCTGCCGCCGCGCGACGCTGCTCCAACTGGGGACGGTGGGGACCCGATGACGTTCACGGCACCCTCAATCACATCGGGGACGCCGACCGTGCCCGAGCCGCAGCACTGGTGCGCACTGGTCAAACGCTGAGCTTGTCATTGCGATTCGATATGGACGGCCCGCAAAGCGGCTGGCGACGCCGGACCAACCCGATCCACACCATGCTCGACACTGGCTCCGACGCCGAAGCCGGCCGTCAGGGTTTCCCCCACGGCATCGGCGGCGCAGACGACGTCGTCACGATGCCGCTGCAATGCTCCACCCAGTGGGATGGTTTGGGGCACATCTTCGATCATGGTCGCGCCTGGAACGATCGCCCGGCGGGCGAGGTCGTCACCTCCGATGGCGACCGCGTGACCGGTATCGAGACGGCAGCAGACCTGATCATCGGCCGCGGCGTCCTCCTCGACGTCGGCCGACAGTTCGGGACCGACGGTGAACTCCCCGACGGGTTCGCCATCACCACCCAGCACCTGGACGAGACCATCGAAGCGCAGGGCTCGACCGCGACCGTAGGCCGAGGCGACCTTGTCTGCATCCGAACGGGACAGCTGACCCGGGTCCTACGTGACGGATGGGGCACCTACGCGGGAGGTCCGGCACCGGGACTCTCGTTCACCACCGCTGATTGGCTGCGCCACACCGACATCGCCGCCATCGCCACAGATACCTGGGGATTCGAGGTGCGTCCCAACGAGTTCGACGACGCTTTCCAACCACTGCATCAGGTCGCCATCCCACACATCGGGCTCTACCTGGGAGAGATGTGGAACCTCGACGCGCTCGCCGACGCGTGCGCCACCGACCGGCGCTACGACTTCCTTCTCACCGCCGCACCGATCCCCGTCACCGGCGCGGTCGGTGCACCCGTCAACCCGATCGCCATGCGCTGA
- a CDS encoding LysR family transcriptional regulator, translated as MNEVDLNLIPHLQALLELRNVSRAAERVHLSQSAMSNNLGRLRRHFNDELLVRVGRGYELTAFAETLAPLVNDAMERAQGAMRLNAQFDPALSERTFVLAASDYATAVVMRPLRNLIAEAGARVSVDIMPSSRIRPDLEAFNHIDVLIGPVGQSFGGVSRQLFRDEFVAVMDSANPLLKQKRISVDDLAAAPHVMGEFGPGVQTPPMRFFAELGITPRVAARVAGWQASPMLVEGTDLVALVPRMLIRRIHQDVAITTVQLDPDLEIPVVESMYWHPMQATDPANVWFRSVIQRVCREIDTTDDLLTHPVRITT; from the coding sequence GTGAATGAAGTCGATCTCAACCTGATCCCTCATCTGCAGGCCTTGCTGGAGCTGCGTAACGTGTCGCGAGCGGCCGAACGAGTGCATCTGAGTCAATCGGCGATGAGCAACAACCTGGGCCGCCTTCGTCGGCACTTCAACGATGAGCTCCTCGTGCGCGTCGGCCGCGGCTACGAACTGACCGCGTTCGCGGAGACCCTGGCGCCACTGGTGAATGACGCCATGGAACGAGCGCAGGGCGCCATGAGACTGAATGCGCAGTTCGACCCGGCCCTGAGCGAACGCACATTCGTGTTGGCGGCGTCGGACTATGCGACGGCCGTGGTGATGCGTCCGTTGCGCAATCTGATAGCCGAGGCGGGCGCTCGGGTCAGCGTCGACATCATGCCGTCCTCCCGGATCCGGCCCGATCTGGAAGCCTTCAATCACATCGATGTGCTGATCGGACCCGTGGGTCAGAGCTTCGGGGGTGTGTCGCGACAGCTGTTCCGTGACGAGTTCGTCGCGGTGATGGACTCCGCAAACCCTCTTCTGAAGCAGAAACGGATCTCCGTTGATGATCTCGCTGCGGCGCCGCATGTGATGGGCGAGTTCGGACCGGGTGTCCAGACCCCGCCGATGCGCTTCTTCGCCGAGTTGGGGATCACGCCACGAGTAGCGGCGCGGGTGGCTGGATGGCAGGCGTCACCGATGCTCGTCGAGGGAACCGACCTGGTGGCACTTGTCCCACGCATGTTGATCCGACGGATTCATCAGGATGTGGCCATCACGACTGTCCAGCTCGACCCGGATCTCGAGATACCGGTCGTCGAATCGATGTACTGGCATCCGATGCAAGCGACCGACCCGGCCAACGTGTGGTTCCGCTCGGTGATCCAACGGGTCTGCCGCGAAATTGACACCACCGACGATCTGCTCACTCATCCTGTCCGCATCACCACCTAG
- a CDS encoding helix-turn-helix transcriptional regulator: MNEEIREFLASRRANITPEQAGVPTGNSERRVPGLRREEVATLAGVSADYYTKLERGKVASASDSVLESIARALQLDDAERTHLFDLFRPNVSGIRAAESAPTGLRESLRRMLDSMTVPALAYNALQDIVGTNLLGRAMFAPLFDSDRPNFSRFSFLDPRAREFFGDWELACSLNAAMLRYAVGRNPLAPELAALIGELSTLSPAFRAHWAAQDVHEHRTGRKLFHHPEVGDLEADYDVLDVPGEPGISITSYTAPAGSATTEKFALLASWAASQNLTAIPRADAVR; this comes from the coding sequence ATGAACGAGGAGATCAGGGAGTTCCTGGCCTCCCGGCGGGCGAACATCACGCCTGAACAAGCCGGCGTGCCCACGGGCAACAGCGAACGCCGCGTGCCGGGGCTTCGGCGCGAGGAGGTCGCCACCCTCGCGGGGGTGAGCGCCGACTACTACACGAAGCTCGAACGTGGGAAAGTCGCCAGCGCCTCGGACAGCGTGCTGGAGTCGATCGCTCGCGCCCTTCAGCTCGACGACGCCGAACGCACTCATCTGTTCGATCTCTTCCGCCCCAACGTCTCCGGGATTCGGGCCGCCGAGTCTGCTCCGACAGGTCTGAGGGAGTCGCTCCGGCGGATGCTCGACAGCATGACGGTGCCGGCGCTCGCTTACAACGCGCTGCAGGACATCGTCGGCACCAACCTGCTGGGACGTGCGATGTTTGCGCCCTTGTTCGATTCTGACCGCCCGAACTTCTCCCGGTTCTCCTTCCTCGATCCGCGTGCGCGAGAGTTCTTCGGCGACTGGGAGTTGGCGTGCAGTCTGAATGCGGCGATGCTCCGGTACGCCGTCGGACGTAACCCCCTCGCGCCCGAGCTCGCGGCCCTCATCGGCGAACTCTCTACGCTGAGCCCCGCGTTTCGTGCGCACTGGGCTGCGCAGGACGTGCATGAACATCGCACCGGCCGAAAACTCTTCCACCATCCCGAAGTCGGCGACCTGGAAGCCGACTACGACGTGCTCGACGTCCCCGGTGAACCGGGCATATCGATCACGTCGTACACCGCCCCGGCAGGTAGCGCGACGACAGAGAAGTTCGCTCTGCTGGCCAGCTGGGCAGCCAGCCAGAACCTGACCGCCATTCCCAGAGCCGACGCTGTGCGGTAG
- a CDS encoding zinc-dependent alcohol dehydrogenase family protein — translation MRGVVMYTAGDVRVEDRDDPTIIEPTDAVIALTASCICGSDLWPYRGVEPADHQVMGHEYIGVVEEVGSAVETVKPGDFVVGSFVISDNTCEICQAGFQSKCVHAEFVAQTVGTQAEKARIPHADGTLVKTPGTPDPEVYPALLAASDVLGTGWYAAVAADAGPGKTVAVVGDGAVGLMAVLAAKQLGAERIIAMSRHPERQKLARYYGATDIVEERGDAGVAKIKELTNGLGAHGVVEAVGTQESFMQAVGATRGGGYLGYVGVNYDVKLPGIELFFAGIHTLGGPAPVRRFLPDLIDRIWRGEIDPGKVFDLTLPLEEAPEGYKAMDQRRATKVMLTL, via the coding sequence GTGCGCGGAGTTGTCATGTATACGGCCGGGGACGTTCGGGTCGAGGACCGCGACGATCCGACGATCATCGAACCCACTGATGCGGTCATCGCGCTGACCGCATCCTGTATTTGCGGATCGGACCTCTGGCCCTACCGCGGCGTTGAGCCGGCCGACCACCAGGTGATGGGGCATGAGTACATCGGTGTGGTCGAGGAGGTCGGCAGCGCTGTCGAAACCGTCAAGCCCGGCGACTTCGTCGTCGGTTCGTTCGTGATCTCCGACAACACGTGTGAGATCTGCCAGGCCGGCTTCCAGTCCAAGTGCGTGCACGCCGAATTCGTCGCGCAGACCGTGGGCACCCAGGCCGAGAAGGCGCGCATCCCTCATGCCGACGGCACCCTCGTGAAGACGCCCGGGACGCCCGATCCCGAGGTGTACCCGGCGCTGCTGGCGGCATCGGACGTGCTCGGCACCGGCTGGTACGCCGCCGTCGCCGCAGATGCCGGGCCTGGCAAGACGGTCGCCGTCGTCGGTGACGGAGCGGTCGGCCTGATGGCGGTCCTCGCCGCGAAGCAGCTAGGCGCGGAGCGCATCATCGCCATGTCACGCCATCCGGAGCGGCAGAAGCTGGCCCGCTACTACGGTGCGACCGACATCGTCGAGGAGCGTGGCGACGCGGGTGTGGCGAAGATCAAGGAGCTCACCAACGGTCTCGGCGCGCACGGTGTGGTGGAGGCCGTCGGTACGCAGGAGTCGTTCATGCAGGCAGTCGGTGCAACTCGCGGCGGTGGATACCTGGGCTACGTCGGGGTGAACTACGACGTGAAGCTCCCTGGTATCGAGCTGTTTTTTGCCGGCATCCACACCCTTGGTGGGCCGGCACCGGTGCGCCGATTCCTGCCCGACCTCATCGACCGCATCTGGCGGGGCGAGATCGACCCCGGCAAGGTCTTCGACCTGACCTTGCCATTGGAGGAAGCACCCGAGGGATACAAGGCGATGGACCAACGCCGCGCCACGAAGGTCATGCTCACGCTGTAA
- a CDS encoding alpha/beta hydrolase, protein MSHQRAHLSQVENTTPNIGVPSGPRRFREQRWLVDETIRAQTIEFDQPRLAYHLGPVGDELAPADMAVIRGAVRKLDDHVPVVTGVARRRERFAREAEDAGHPQTAAVHWYAAAQLWSLACWPVWTDEALVRELDDHKNAAYLAWGAHSDHHVERVDIPFGTGVLAAWFHRPAGVDGPFPTVLACGGMDAPREIVVSRAADPWLARGFAVLAVDGPGQGETAIRGVHVTPTAWIEAGRVLVDWLRARPEVDDDRLVCAGTSFGSHWMTQVAATSPVFRGCSVALPAFEPGLRTLFEQASPTFKARHMWMAGLYDDEAAFDDMVAGYDLRPLIREMNVPWQIIGGTADELSPTGWVDELARICPAPSSITRYAGARHSMTDSPATAVGPSWRGLTIDWLHDRALGKPAGDEHRLVTAAGEVVDLPHPRRS, encoded by the coding sequence GTGTCTCACCAGAGGGCTCACCTCAGTCAGGTCGAAAACACCACTCCGAACATCGGCGTGCCCAGCGGCCCGCGGCGGTTTCGTGAGCAGCGCTGGCTGGTCGACGAGACGATCCGGGCGCAGACCATCGAATTCGATCAGCCACGTCTGGCCTACCATCTGGGCCCGGTCGGCGATGAACTCGCGCCGGCGGATATGGCCGTTATCCGTGGCGCGGTACGCAAGCTCGACGATCACGTCCCGGTCGTCACTGGGGTAGCGCGGCGCCGTGAGCGGTTTGCACGGGAGGCCGAGGATGCCGGGCATCCGCAGACGGCCGCGGTGCACTGGTATGCCGCGGCCCAACTGTGGTCGCTGGCCTGCTGGCCGGTATGGACCGACGAGGCGCTGGTTCGTGAGCTCGACGACCACAAGAATGCCGCCTATCTTGCCTGGGGCGCACATTCGGATCACCATGTCGAGCGCGTCGACATCCCCTTCGGCACCGGCGTGCTCGCGGCCTGGTTTCACCGCCCGGCCGGTGTCGACGGGCCGTTCCCCACTGTGCTGGCCTGTGGCGGCATGGATGCCCCGCGCGAGATCGTCGTATCCCGTGCCGCGGACCCGTGGCTGGCACGAGGATTCGCGGTGCTCGCGGTCGACGGTCCCGGCCAGGGGGAGACCGCGATCCGGGGTGTCCACGTCACCCCTACCGCCTGGATCGAGGCGGGCCGGGTGCTGGTCGATTGGCTGCGTGCGCGCCCCGAGGTCGACGACGACCGATTGGTCTGTGCCGGCACCAGTTTCGGATCGCACTGGATGACCCAGGTCGCGGCGACCTCGCCGGTGTTCCGCGGCTGTTCGGTTGCTCTGCCTGCTTTCGAACCCGGTCTCCGCACCTTGTTCGAGCAGGCCTCGCCGACCTTCAAGGCCCGGCATATGTGGATGGCCGGGCTCTACGATGACGAGGCAGCATTCGACGACATGGTCGCCGGTTACGATTTGCGCCCGCTGATCAGGGAGATGAACGTTCCGTGGCAAATCATCGGGGGCACGGCCGATGAATTATCGCCCACTGGATGGGTCGACGAATTAGCCCGAATCTGTCCCGCACCCTCTTCGATCACCAGATACGCCGGTGCCCGCCACTCCATGACCGACAGCCCGGCAACCGCAGTGGGCCCGAGCTGGCGCGGGCTGACGATCGACTGGCTGCACGACCGGGCACTAGGCAAGCCCGCCGGGGACGAACATCGATTGGTCACCGCCGCAGGCGAAGTCGTCGATCTTCCGCACCCCCGCAGGAGCTGA
- a CDS encoding replication-associated recombination protein A — MDGQQSSLFEPDDASRPLADRLRPNVLTDVVGQDQLLADDAPIGRMVVGQRLVSMVLWGPPGCGKTTIARLLAEQTDLAFEPLSATFSGVADLRKIFQAAKRRREIEQGTLLFVDEIHRFNRAQQDSFLPYVEDGTIVLVGATTENPSFELNGALLSRCQVFVLKRLGEAALETLINRAEELIGAPLPLDEDARQSLIAMADGDGRYLLNMIEQVQNLPGPVDTAALAAAVQKRVPLYDKSQESHYNLISALHKSMRGSDPDAALYWLARMLDGGEDPLFIARRITRFANEDIGMADPHAVQQALAAWDVYERLGSPEGELALAQAVLYLSTAPKSIGVYRGFTKAHAAAKRTGSLMPPSHILNAPTRLMKDLGYGKGYQYDPDTDTGFSGANYFPDDMLRETFYEPTAGGYERTITERLRQWAHLRATGPSASDDDHTTPTTD; from the coding sequence ATGGACGGGCAGCAGTCGTCGCTGTTCGAGCCGGATGATGCCTCTCGACCGCTGGCCGACCGGTTGAGACCGAACGTCCTGACCGACGTTGTCGGTCAAGATCAGCTCCTCGCCGATGACGCCCCGATCGGGCGGATGGTCGTTGGGCAGCGACTCGTGTCGATGGTGCTGTGGGGACCGCCCGGGTGCGGCAAGACGACCATTGCCCGGCTGCTCGCCGAGCAGACCGACCTCGCCTTCGAGCCCCTGTCGGCGACATTCTCCGGCGTTGCAGACCTTCGGAAGATCTTCCAGGCGGCCAAGCGTCGCCGAGAGATCGAACAGGGGACCTTGCTGTTCGTCGACGAGATCCACCGCTTCAATCGCGCCCAGCAGGACAGCTTCTTGCCCTACGTCGAGGACGGCACCATCGTTCTCGTTGGTGCGACCACGGAGAACCCCAGTTTCGAACTCAACGGTGCACTGTTGTCACGCTGCCAGGTGTTTGTCCTCAAACGCCTGGGCGAGGCTGCTCTTGAGACCCTCATCAACCGCGCCGAAGAACTCATCGGCGCGCCGCTCCCGCTCGATGAGGACGCCCGGCAGTCGCTGATCGCGATGGCCGACGGCGACGGTCGGTATCTGCTCAACATGATCGAGCAGGTCCAGAACCTCCCCGGTCCTGTCGACACGGCCGCGCTTGCTGCTGCCGTGCAGAAACGCGTGCCGCTGTACGACAAGTCGCAAGAGAGCCACTACAACCTGATCTCCGCCCTACACAAGTCGATGCGCGGTTCCGACCCGGACGCAGCACTCTATTGGCTGGCTCGGATGCTCGACGGCGGCGAGGACCCGCTGTTCATCGCCCGCCGGATCACCCGATTCGCGAACGAAGACATCGGTATGGCCGACCCGCACGCGGTCCAGCAAGCACTGGCGGCATGGGACGTGTACGAACGTCTCGGCTCCCCAGAAGGCGAACTCGCCCTCGCTCAGGCCGTGCTGTATCTGTCGACCGCCCCGAAGTCGATCGGCGTGTACCGCGGCTTCACCAAGGCTCACGCTGCCGCCAAACGCACCGGGTCATTGATGCCGCCGTCGCACATCCTCAATGCACCGACCCGGCTGATGAAGGACCTCGGCTACGGGAAGGGCTACCAGTACGACCCGGACACCGACACCGGATTCTCCGGCGCGAACTACTTTCCCGACGACATGCTGCGAGAGACGTTCTACGAACCGACCGCCGGCGGTTACGAGCGCACCATCACCGAGCGCCTCCGCCAGTGGGCGCATTTGCGCGCCACAGGTCCCAGCGCCTCAGACGACGACCACACCACTCCCACAACCGACTGA
- a CDS encoding MmcQ/YjbR family DNA-binding protein → MTLSGKQLQQIARDTAASLDGVTHGRPFTAHLDVWKVRDKVFLIVTDDDPDLQIVTVKVDPDHGDALRRDHDTITAGRYLDKLHWISIGSGPDITPALIDDLVHGSYELAGEHAPKRRK, encoded by the coding sequence GTGACGCTCTCGGGAAAGCAGCTCCAGCAGATCGCTCGTGACACGGCCGCGTCACTCGACGGTGTCACCCACGGGCGTCCGTTCACTGCGCACCTGGACGTGTGGAAAGTGCGTGACAAGGTTTTTCTCATCGTCACCGACGACGACCCTGACCTGCAGATCGTCACTGTCAAGGTCGATCCGGATCACGGAGACGCGCTGCGCCGCGACCACGACACGATCACAGCGGGGCGCTACCTCGACAAGCTGCACTGGATCTCGATCGGGTCCGGCCCGGACATCACGCCTGCGCTGATCGACGACCTGGTGCACGGCTCGTACGAGCTCGCCGGCGAACACGCCCCCAAAAGGCGCAAGTGA